From the Coffea eugenioides isolate CCC68of chromosome 1, Ceug_1.0, whole genome shotgun sequence genome, the window AGGATGCACAAGATGCAGATTTTGTACTATGTAACACAGTTGAAGAACTCGAGCCCGAGACCATATCTGCTCTACAGGAGAAACTTCCAATTTTTCCAGTCGGACCCATGTTTCCATCAGGGTTCACCAAGAGTTGTGTGGCCACGAGCCTGTGGTCCGAGTCAGACTGCTCCCATTGGCTAGACACCAAACCTCCTGGCTCAGTTTTGTATGTTTCATTCGGTAGCTATGCTCACGTCCAAAAAAGGGATTTGTTGGAAATAGCAAATGGTATACAAGAAAGCAATATTAGTTTTGTTTGGGTGCTTCGACCTGATATTGTTAGCTCGGAGGATCGTAATCCGTTGCCTGATGGATTCAGAGCTGCGACCAGTGACCGAGCGATGGTCATACCTTGGTGTTGTCAAATAAATGTGTTAAGGCACCCTGCAATTGGAGGGTTCTTGACTCATTGTGGTTGGAATTCAATTTTGGAAAGCATTTGGTGTGAAGTTCCATTATTATGTTTTCCTTTGTATACTGACCAGTTTACTAATCGGAAACTAGTGGTGGATGATTGGAAGATTGGAGCTAATCTTTATGATAGAGTATCTGTTACTCAGGTTGAAGTTTCGCAGAAGATCAACCGTTTGATGAGTAAGAAATCAGGGGATGAGTTCAGAAATGCAATCAAGGTAGTGAAAAAGACATTAGAAAAGGCATTAAAAGAAGATGGATCGTCAGAGAAAAATATGGACCGATTTATCAGAGATTTGAAGATCACTCTTGAGAAGAAAAACCAAACGCAGAAGGTTGTTAATTAGTTCCCGAGTCTTTTTAAGTAGTTTAAAAATATAAACTAGGTTTCTTGATAGTTCGTACTTCTATACTGCAGGTTGTATGATATTTATCAATTCATGAAAACGATAACGCATACATTCTATTGCGTGGGATTATGTTGTCCGTGTATCTATATACCTGTAACAAATTAATGCTCAATCAATATTCAATGAAAATGAAAGCTCAATCAACATAGTTATTAGCCAAAAAGTTCATCTCGGACattccaaaaatagaaaatatgttGTATACTTCATTGTTTGTAATCAAATAGATCTAGGGATGTTATCAAGCTGAATCGAGCTCGAGTAGCACCATGCTTGAGATCGAACTCGATCACTATCAGTGCTacttgagctcgagttcgaacgAGTATATAAATTTGAGTTTGAACTCGACTCGACACAATGAAAATTAAGCATAAACTCGACTCGTTTGAGTTCGAGTAAACTGCAAACCttatcaagctcgagctcgagtttttcttttctttttttaattttttacattttagattTGTGAGAACTATTTTGTCATCCATCACTTTTTTAATTGAACATTACTtcatgtaaatttattaaaatacgAATCCATAATAGTCATtcaataattataatatataatatataaataatataaatactcGATAAAACTCGTCAAGTGCTTAAGTAGTTACTACTgatgctcgaactcgactcgttatACAGAAGGGAGTATCTTGAACTCGGTCAGCCAAGCTTTTGACGATGCAAGTTGCTTGACTCTATGCCCCGAaacttacccaaaaaaaaaaaagaaaaagaataagtGTCTCGAAAGATGAACCATGTATTGGAGTTTGGAATATACAGTATGGATAAGAATATCTCCAGTCTGAAAGAGAAATCTGTTGTGTCATCTGGATTCCCCACCACTTAATTTAATTTACGCGATAAGCTTCTCCTGCAATTTGATAAATTAGACATCTCTTTACGTTACTGAACACATTTTGTCTCATCTTTGGCCTCCCTTCAACCTCCGTTTGCAACTCTACTACTCAATCTAGCTCATTCACAAAAAAAAGGTTCATTGTTAagaaaagatttaaaaatgGATTGTATACAACAGAAGCCTCATGCCATCTTAGTATGCTTTCCACTACAAGGCCATCTTAATCCAGCAGTCCAGTTAGCGATCAAGCTAGCATCAAAAGGTTTCACCATAACCTTCATCAACACTCAATCCATACATCACCAAATCACATCCAACACTCAAAAGGACAACGATGAAGACATCTTTTCTGATGCAAGGAAATCAGGACTTGATATTCATTACACCACCGTGTCCGATGGTCTTCCTCTAGAGTTTGATAGGTCACTCAACCATGATCAGTTCATGGCTGCAATGTTCCATGTCTTCTCTGCTCACATAGACGAAGCTGTTCAAAGACTTATGGAATCAGGACCTCCAGTGAGTTGCCTGATTGCTGATTCATTCCTTGTGCAGCTTGGGCGTGTTGCAAAGAAACATGGACTTCTGTATGCTTCTTTCTGGACACAACCAGCTACAGTTTTCACCATTTACTATCATCTGGATCTTTTGAGATTAAATGGTCACTTCGATTGCATTGGTAgtctctctccccctctccctATAAGCGTATTATTACTTGTGCAAAATTCAATCGCATCAAAAAGTATATTCCGCCAAGACTTAAGCTTTCTTGTGATCAGATAGGCGCGAGGATGCAATAGACTACATACCAGGGGTTCAATCCATTGAGCCTAAGGATTTGACGTCATATCTTCAAGAAGAAGAGACAAACACAATCTGTCATCAGATCACTTTCAAGGCAATCCACGATGCAAAGAAAGCAGATTTTGTGTTAAGCAACAATGTACACGAACTAGAACTCCAAGCCATGACAGATCTCCGGAAAAAAGTGCCTTTTTACGCTATAGGACCCCTATTGGAATTCACCAAATGCCGTGTGGCAGTGGCCACAAGCCTTTGGTCCAAGTCTGACTGCACTCAGTGGCTCGATACCAAGCCTACTGGCTCAGTTTTGTACATTTCCTTTGGAAGCTATGCTCATGTTACAAAGAATGAACTACAGGAGATAGCTGACGGTGTTAAACTAAGCCAAGTAACTTTTGTTTGGGTGCTTCGTCCTGATATTGTAAGCTCTAATGATTCTGATCCATTGCCTAAAGGGTTCAGGGAAGAAACTGGCGACCGTGGGATGATCATACCCTGGTGCTTCCAGAACCAAGTTTTGAGTCACCCTGCAATTGGGGGATTCTTCACTCAGTGTGGTTGGAGCTCAATTTTGGAAAGCATTTGGTATGCAGTACCTTTAATGTGTTTTCCACTCATCGCTGATCAACCCACTAATCGCAAACTAGTGGTTGATTGGAAGATTGGAATCAATCTTTGCGACAAAAGCCAGATCACTAAGCTTGAAGTATCAGAGAAGATTAACATTCTTATGAAATCAGGCAACCATGAGCTCAAAAACATAATCAAGGAACTAAGAAGGACAATGGAACACGCACTGTCAAGAGAAGGATCATCGGAAAGAAACATGGATCAGTTCATCAATGATTTTCATCAAGCTATTCAGAAGAAAACTCAGATTCAATCATCCAACTGCATTTCTTGACTGTCTAATCACCAATGTGATATGTATACAAGAAAAAAGGATGATTGGTTGGTGGCAGTTGCTGCCAGTGTTCAAGTAGAAGCATATTCAAAAATGGTATCGCTTTGTTAGCTTGGGTCACTGTTTTATTTCAGTTGATAGATAGCATCCAACAATTTAGCTGGACACCTCGAATGCAACCATAACTTAAGGTTTGACTTGGATTATGCTGTGATATTAAGGCTGCATTAGATCCTTTTCTTTGGGTTATGTGTAGCTCGTGTTCGTTACAGATTGATCCAAAAAGATGATTCATCACACTTATCATGCCAATTGCCAATTGCCAATTGACAACCCGCATTTTGAGTAACATGTGTATAAAATTATGGAGTTACCATGTCAATGATTTTCTCTGAAGATGAATGTAGATGTAGGTCTCGCTGTACAAAAAGCACAACTGGAGTGGACAGAATTTATAGAAGCTCAGAACAGTGGAAGTGGGGAGTACATTGAGCAAACCTATCAATCAACTACTGTAGAAAGCTGGAAACCACCAAGCAGAGGAGTCGTAAAGATCAATGCAGATGCTGCCTTCTCAACAGGTCTGGACAGAAATGGAACGGGAATTGTTGCTAGAGATTGGAAAGGAAGACTACTGAAAGCATGCGTAAGATCTGAGGCATAATCAAGCGAACCACTGGTGGAGGAAGCTGCAGCACTCAAAATGGGAATGATGATGGCCTCAGAAGCACAATGGAAGGAAGTGGAATTCCAATCAGATTGCAAAGCGATTGTGGACATGATCATGGAGGAAAAGGGGGCTCGTGCGGACAGCAGGAACACTCTTCTGGGCGGGTATAGATGGGGGGAGCCAAGAATAGTCACCATTCATGGAAGCCAACCCAATGCAGTCCAAGACACATGCCATTGATGCCAAAGGAAGTCAAGCGATAAAGAAGTTCCAAAAGTTTACCAGAAATGAAAAAAGAGTTCCAAAAAGTTCCAAACTCCCAGTTTTCAAGGTTTCAACTAAAATTTGAGAGAGGAATCTCAAACTTGACATGCCATCTCCTGTGTACCGCATTCCTAAGAATTAAGTCTCACCATTTGCTGAAGCCATGGCGCAATGATTTAATAATTCAGGCAAGCGGCCTAAAATGAATTACTATATTTCAGCCATGGAATTTCAGAAGACGAAATCGCCAAAAACAATGATGGATACTTCGCATTCTGAATTCTATATATCTTCATTTTTACCTCATGCAAAATTGTCTAAAGACGGAAGTATGCCCAGATAGGGCATACGATTTATCTCGGATTGTTCGTTTCTCGATTACACCGGAAAAATCTACGACCAGGGAACTTCTTTCTAACACAAAATTGTAGCAACGCGAATACAAGAATACGATATCCAGCACACATCAGAAACAGAACGAGTAAATTTTCCCACTTTGAGCTACTGCTGGTAGATATGTCATATACGTTTCGAAGTGCTTGGTAACCAGAGATAGTCCGCACCTGCCCAACTGCATAGGAACTTCCAATATACTCATTCTCCAAGAGCCCCTGAAGCCAAAGAAACAGAACTTTTGAAGTCAAATAAAGAATTGGATTAACATCAATTTGTTTCCGActacaaatttttttcaattcttatAATCAGACAGGAGGACTGGGGGAGGAAGTAAAGTTGAACATTCTTTCACCTAGAAAGGAGGACTTGGAAGTGCACCTAAGGTTTATCAATCGTAATTGATGATACAACTTTGGGCATATCAGAATGATATCAACTTGCCTGGATAGAATAAGTATGGAACGACACATAGGATATGGGATACATCCATATTGGCCTGGGCAAAGCACTGCGAATTCTGAAATAGCCCGCTGAGAGCATCATTATCACCTGCAGCAGAATCAGTAGCATTTATCATATGGGAAAAAAGCCAGAGAATCAACTTGGGCGAATATAAGCGCAAATCAGTTCAAAGGCTCATGTACGGGTCTAAGAATGACAAGATACAAGCAACCATGCCCTAGAAATGTTCTCGATAACTGGGTCTATTGGGTATTTTGAACAGCTGCAATTTAGTAATGTGCACAATGGTGCTCATTTGTGTTTAACTGATACTCAGAAATGGTTTAAGGTGTTAAAGGAACTAGTGGAAAAATAACTTCCAGAAAAAAGGGTAGAGCAGAACTCACATGTACTGACACCAATGTTAAGATGCTCCAGTAGACCTCTTGGCAAATGGAAACAATCAGCAGTACCATTCCTTCATTTACTAACAGGCACATGAAGAAGTTTAGCACAAAATACATCAAGAAACTGAATTCATCCCGTAGGCCTACAAGGAAGTAGAAGACGAGACTTGAGGAAATGGAGATGAGGAACAAGAATGGGATGCCGGAAAAGAGCTGCCCAAGTAAGAAGACAAATGTCCCAGAATGTAAATTCGATTCTTCACAGGCATATATCTGCATAACATACAAAGAAATAGTGCAGATGAGTGATGAGCCAAAAAATTACAGGTAAAAGATATGCAATGCTCAGGCATAAGAGATGATGAACCGAAGAATTCTACATGCCAATGTCGTCCAGAACTATAACATTGATCACCATATTATCAACAGCTGCACCAACTGTATTGCATGCATATAAATGTTACCAAATGTATTGGCTCTTGGATTTGGCCCCTTGAATCAGGGGACACAGTAAATGCTGATCATGCTCACCTTCTGACTGATAATGATGTCATGCAGCTTGATTCTGTAAATATAACACAAGTCATTTTTCTCCACTTCTATTGAAGTCTAGTGCATTTGGTTTCTATTTCAATGTCTTATTATCATGGCTGTCTATGCATCCTATCGATTGCCTTAAAGAGCGTAAGTATCTTACTCAAAATCTATTTCCCTGAAGGTATAATGCAGTCAGTGCTATTAAACATCAATATCCAGCAGTGAATTCACGGGGGTGGATGATGACATATATATGGGTGGTAATGGCAGAAATAGGCGTTGATTGGGATGGGGTGTGGGGTGTCTGGGGGGAGATGATGCATGAGAATGGTTGGGAGCATCTTGCTTTCATGAGGACAAGAATGGAACGGAATTTTTGGGAGCAAGTAGACTGTCATGGTGAATCCCTCTTGCTGAAAGGTGATCAATCTCACCACCAGCAACAACACTTAAAAACTTATCCGAGTGAAGAGTACTGAACATAGTTAAGATAATCAAGCAGACAACTTCACAGAACAAGTGCATTGGCTTTGCACCCACACTAGCATTAAGAGGAGCAACCCCATTACCTTAATTTCTTTCAGGTGTGCAGGTACTCCAGCAACACTTAGAAGTGAATTAAACGACACAAACACAAATATCGCTGCAACTCTTGTCTGcaatttcagaaaaaaaaaaaaaaagctaaacaATCCTTCTCACATGTGGAATAAAAATAGCACTAGTAAAAAGCATTTTGTGATACAAATGTTTTCCTACATATAAAGAGAGAATaacaaatggaggagaaaaaggaggaccaaaaataatttttattatttgcttTAGTCCAGCCACAAGTCAACGCCATGCAATAGCCATTCCCTCTTTTGTTAGGTGAAATGTCACAAcattaatttttggaaataaGTTTCACAGATGTTTGTCCTTAGATGCATGCAGGTAGAATTGTCTATTCTTGATGAACTGAAAGAACATGGCTAGGGAAGCAAAAGTAGCAAGAGATCCCACATCCTTGAAAAGCCAAAAACATCAGTAATTGAAGCTTCTGCATCACAAATCATACAGTTTGTAACGTACTCATGAAACAAAAACTAACAACAGGTCACTTGTTTGAATATAAGAACTGAGTTGTATACTAAACAGACCAATTCTAAATAAATATTACAAGCATAAAACTTGATTGTATCAGTAAATACAAGAAAAaccaagaaagagaaaaggaataACAGGTTAACTTGATAAAATAAGATTAATCCTCAGAGAATGCGTCTTATGCATGTCAAGCCATTCGCCAATTAAGAAAGATTGAACAAAAGAAGGAGGCTATGCAGAAATTCTCAAACTTACCACAACAGACGACAAGGAATGACCCAATCCAGAAAACACAGTACCAATACAGAGTGTAAGAAGCATATAAAGTATCAGTCGGAACCAATAGTATTTCCACTCTCTTGACATAATTAACAATGATCTCCATGTCAATACTGCAATTCGTGTGGGATTGCTTGCCTTTCCCTTGCTTTTGAGAGATGGGCCTTCCTGTAACATAAGCATGAAAAACCCACTCTAGAAATTTGCTTGGTGGAAGTATTACATATAATGCACCTGATGAAAAATTATAGCTCAAGCAAAATCTAGTGAAATGAAAAAACAGTAGCACGTTAGGAAGCAGTGAAGTGATGAGTTTTTATAATAACCTACTACTTGTTTCTGTAGATTGTAGGATTATGCCCTCAACAGAAAAATCTGCAATTTATCCTGACTTTGGGTCACAATTTGCAATGTGTTGATCATATAGGCAGACTAAGTACATGTGACACTAAATTTATCGTATGTGAAACAAAGAAATGTACTTTTGCCAAGACACATCTTCATCACTCTTTTAATAAACGATTTTGTGGAAGCG encodes:
- the LOC113773192 gene encoding UDP-glycosyltransferase 86A2-like, with the translated sequence MAISPQKPHAILVSYPLQGHVIPSVHLAIKLASRGFTITFINTQSIHNNITSGDKNINGQGDIFAEVRKSGLDIRYTTVPDGLPLGFDRSLNHDQFMAALLHVFSAHVEEEVQKIVKSGPPVSYLIADTFFVWPGMLAKKYGLVYISLWTEAALVFSLYYHLDLLRLNGHFGCIDMREDPIDYIPGVKPLEPLDMPSYLQEMYPTSVCHKIIYKAFKDAQDADFVLCNTVEELEPETISALQEKLPIFPVGPMFPSGFTKSCVATSLWSESDCSHWLDTKPPGSVLYVSFGSYAHVQKRDLLEIANGIQESNISFVWVLRPDIVSSEDRNPLPDGFRAATSDRAMVIPWCCQINVLRHPAIGGFLTHCGWNSILESIWCEVPLLCFPLYTDQFTNRKLVVDDWKIGANLYDRVSVTQVEVSQKINRLMSKKSGDEFRNAIKVVKKTLEKALKEDGSSEKNMDRFIRDLKITLEKKNQTQKVVN
- the LOC113760847 gene encoding UDP-glycosyltransferase 86A1-like codes for the protein MDCIQQKPHAILVCFPLQGHLNPAVQLAIKLASKGFTITFINTQSIHHQITSNTQKDNDEDIFSDARKSGLDIHYTTVSDGLPLEFDRSLNHDQFMAAMFHVFSAHIDEAVQRLMESGPPVSCLIADSFLVQLGRVAKKHGLLYASFWTQPATVFTIYYHLDLLRLNGHFDCIDRREDAIDYIPGVQSIEPKDLTSYLQEEETNTICHQITFKAIHDAKKADFVLSNNVHELELQAMTDLRKKVPFYAIGPLLEFTKCRVAVATSLWSKSDCTQWLDTKPTGSVLYISFGSYAHVTKNELQEIADGVKLSQVTFVWVLRPDIVSSNDSDPLPKGFREETGDRGMIIPWCFQNQVLSHPAIGGFFTQCGWSSILESIWYAVPLMCFPLIADQPTNRKLVVDWKIGINLCDKSQITKLEVSEKINILMKSGNHELKNIIKELRRTMEHALSREGSSERNMDQFINDFHQAIQKKTQIQSSNCIS